A stretch of the Rosa rugosa chromosome 5, drRosRugo1.1, whole genome shotgun sequence genome encodes the following:
- the LOC133712180 gene encoding protein NO VEIN isoform X1, producing MNAPPFLSSGGPWSQPPLPPLPLNPNLSLQNPLNLYMYLSNLASFTPHYHPPFPPNNFSIQNPSFAPKHFSNSAFHPQAQASSQNSKEQLERIDRAVEKARSDLIAAGESVSAWKVSQSTIRILEVDCWSSLGFQMQQVPSLHRLMLTQGKIDAFIHCFVGVRRIASLYDLEVAICENEGVERFEELGLGPLLRNPLVVHYFSVKCDATEVFRITSEEIISLLSEFMDACKHTYIRVEELLDFIVKKCAVASREELGIRIHSLGMHISAIRVARDLESAALKKSGELIIQQPDSRCMKQPMRMQQDEHFTTSIRRQFCGKHIRFDSEDECSDDENNDHVRNNHVNLSSQSAKSSDRVDSDDGLVVSPSQSKGPLNQVNISSQSAESCDRLNTDDGLVVSPSQSKGPLPSLKMQQDKGFSTISCRVDSFFSVHKQFCGKHTRFDLEDEGSDVENNDHVRSNHVYLSSQSAKSSDRVDCDDGLVVSPSQSKGPLNQVDLSSQSAESFDRVNTDDGLVVSPSQSKGPLPSLKMQQDKGFSTISCHVDSFFSVNKQFCGKHIRFDSAENSEDECIDDDLHDEEDYNRDQVTCSVVNISSQSGGRSDRVSSCPYPSAIEEIQRLGLDQLSPDSGSQKHKGPNDSVKKKRKSEIPLNAISMPPKLCRTEKVEQVAQPIENGRGANNVRNLDGRKAESWPPVDWRTAPRYDYACANGFRTRAPILQPRSDLQKKGDDNYDGFVKRTDNMIPVTDTPQWGTSNFGKRDRLSTCTPDAIQAKETGRLGELAAFKYFIEKAGKSAVKWVNEHSETRLPYDIVVGENEDRKEFIEVKATKNPTKDWFEMSVRQLQFAVEQGEAFSIAHVILSDYNVATVRVYNNLEKLLMKHNNQELQDQDCKMKLVVLVLEPQKEFTIVS from the exons ATGAACGCACCTCCTTTTCTCTCCTCCGGCGGCCCATGGAGTCAGCCACCGCTGCCGCCACTTCCCCTAAATCCCAATTTATCCCTTCAAAACCCCCTCAATCTATACATGTACCTTTCAAACCTCGCCTCCTTCACACCCCACTACCACCCACCTTTCCCTCCCAATAATTTCTCAATCCAAAACCCTAGCTTCGCCCCCAAGCACTTCTCCAATTCAGCATTTCATCCTCAGGCTCAGGCCTCGTCCCAGAACTCGAAAGAGCAGCTTGAGAGAATCGACCGCGCCGTGGAGAAGGCTCGCTCCGACCTTATTGCCGCCGGGGAAAGCGTCTCGGCGTGGAAGGTCTCGCAGTCTACGATTCGGATACTCGAGGTTGATTGCTGGAGCTCTCTAGGGTTTCAAATGCAGCAGGTGCCGTCTCTGCACCGCCTCATGCTCACTCAAGGCAAG ATAGATGCATTTATCCATTGTTTTGTTGGGGTTCGAAGAATTGCTTCATTGTATGATCTCGAAGTAGCAATCTGCGAGAATGAGGGCGTTGAACGGTTTGAAGAGCTGGGATTGGGCCCTTTGTTGCGAAATCCTCTTGTCGTGCATTATTTCTCAGTGAAGTGTGATGCAACTGAAGTGTTTAGGATAACGAGTGAGGAGATAATATCTTTACTTTCTGAGTTCATGGATGCTTGTAAACATACATATATAAGGGTTGAAGAATTGTTAGATTTCATTGTAAAGAAGTGTGCAGTTGCAAGCAGAGAAGAGCTTGGAATACGAATTCACAGCTTGGG GATGCATATTTCAGCCATCCGGGTTGCTAGGGATTTAGAATCTGCTGCTCTGAAGAAATCTGGAGAGTTAATTATTCAACAACCAGATTCAAGATGTatgaagcaaccaatgagaatgcAGCAAGACGAACATTTTACCACCTCCATACGTAGACAGTTTTGTGGCAAGCACATTAGGTTTGATTCAGAGGATGAATGTAGTGATGACGAAAATAATGACCATGTCAGAAACAACCATGTTAACTTATCTTCACAATCTGCTAAAAGTTCTGACAGAGTGGACAGTGATGATGGTTTGGTTGTCTCTCCATCACAATCCAAGGGTCCACTCAACCAGGTTAACATATCATCACAATCAGCTGAAAGTTGTGACAGACTGAACACTGATGATGGTTTGGTTGTCTCTCCATCACAATCCAAAGGTCCACTCCCCTCATTGAAAATGCAGCAAGACAAAGGTTTCAGTACCATTTCTTGTCGTGTTGATTCATTTTTCTCTGTACATAAGCAGTTTTGTGGCAAGCACACTAGGTTTGATTTGGAGGATGAAGGTAGTGATGTTGAAAATAATGACCATGTCAGAAGCAACCATGTTTACTTATCTTCACAATCTGCTAAAAGTTCTGACAGAGTGGACTGTGATGATGGTTTGGTTGTCTCTCCATCACAATCTAAGGGTCCGCTCAACCAGGTTGACTTATCATCGCAATCTGCTGAAAGTTTTGACAGAGTGAACACTGATGATGGTTTGGTGGTCTCTCCATCACAATCCAAAGGTCCACTTCCCTCATTGAAAATGCAGCAAGACAAAGGTTTCAGTACCATTTCTTGTCATGTTGATTCATTTTTCTCTGTAAATAAGCAGTTTTGTGGCAAGCACATTAGGTTTGATTCTGCAGAAAACTCGGAGGATGAATGTATCGATGATGATTTACATGATGAAGAAGATTATAATCGTGACCAGGTCACATGCAGTGTGGTTAACATCTCTTCACAATCTGGTGGAAGGTCTGACCGTGTGAGCAGCTGTCCTTACCCATCTGCAATAGAAGAGATACAACGGCTTGGGTTGGACCAGCTTTCCCCAGATAGTGGCAGCCAAAAGCACAAAGGGCCTAATGACTCAgttaaaaagaagagaaaatctGAAATTCCTCTAAATGCAATCTCTATGCCCCCCAAATTGTGTAGGACAGAAAAGGTAGAACAAGTTGCTCAGCCAATAGAGAATGGCAGGGGAGCCAATAATGTGAGAAATTTGGATGGAAGGAAAGCGGAAAGCTGGCCACCTGTTGATTGGAGAACTGCACCAAGGTATGATTATGCTTGTGCAAATGGCTTTAGGACACGGGCACCAATTTTACAGCCTAGAAGTGACTTACAAAAGAAGGGGGATGATAATTATGATGGATTTGTTAAACGGACGGATAATATGATTCCTGTTACAGATACTCCTCAGTGGGGCACATCTAACTTTGGCAAGAGAGATCGTCTTAGTACTTGCACACCTGATGCAATACAAGCAAAGGAAACTGGGAGACTAGGTGAGCTTGCTGCTTTTAAATACTTCATTGAGAAAGCTGGCAAGTCAGCTGTGAAGTGGGTTAATGAGCATAGTGAAACAAGGCTACCGTATGATATAGTGGTAGGGGAGAATGAAGACAGAAAAGAGTTCATTGAAGTTAAAGCAACAAAAAATCCAACCAAAGACTGGTTTGAAATGTCAGTGAGACAGTTGCAATTTGCAGTTGAGCAAGGTGAAGCTTTCAGTATTGCTCATGTCATTTTATCAGATTATAATGTTGCGACAGTGAGAGTGTACAACAATCTGGAGAAACTGCTGATGAAGCATAACAACCAGGAGCTACAGGACCAGGATTGCAAGATGAAGTTGGTTGTCTTGGTGCTTGAGCCGCAGAAGGAATTTACCATTGTGTCCTGA
- the LOC133712180 gene encoding uncharacterized protein LOC133712180 isoform X2: protein MDACKHTYIRVEELLDFIVKKCAVASREELGIRIHSLGMHISAIRVARDLESAALKKSGELIIQQPDSRCMKQPMRMQQDEHFTTSIRRQFCGKHIRFDSEDECSDDENNDHVRNNHVNLSSQSAKSSDRVDSDDGLVVSPSQSKGPLNQVNISSQSAESCDRLNTDDGLVVSPSQSKGPLPSLKMQQDKGFSTISCRVDSFFSVHKQFCGKHTRFDLEDEGSDVENNDHVRSNHVYLSSQSAKSSDRVDCDDGLVVSPSQSKGPLNQVDLSSQSAESFDRVNTDDGLVVSPSQSKGPLPSLKMQQDKGFSTISCHVDSFFSVNKQFCGKHIRFDSAENSEDECIDDDLHDEEDYNRDQVTCSVVNISSQSGGRSDRVSSCPYPSAIEEIQRLGLDQLSPDSGSQKHKGPNDSVKKKRKSEIPLNAISMPPKLCRTEKVEQVAQPIENGRGANNVRNLDGRKAESWPPVDWRTAPRYDYACANGFRTRAPILQPRSDLQKKGDDNYDGFVKRTDNMIPVTDTPQWGTSNFGKRDRLSTCTPDAIQAKETGRLGELAAFKYFIEKAGKSAVKWVNEHSETRLPYDIVVGENEDRKEFIEVKATKNPTKDWFEMSVRQLQFAVEQGEAFSIAHVILSDYNVATVRVYNNLEKLLMKHNNQELQDQDCKMKLVVLVLEPQKEFTIVS, encoded by the exons ATGGATGCTTGTAAACATACATATATAAGGGTTGAAGAATTGTTAGATTTCATTGTAAAGAAGTGTGCAGTTGCAAGCAGAGAAGAGCTTGGAATACGAATTCACAGCTTGGG GATGCATATTTCAGCCATCCGGGTTGCTAGGGATTTAGAATCTGCTGCTCTGAAGAAATCTGGAGAGTTAATTATTCAACAACCAGATTCAAGATGTatgaagcaaccaatgagaatgcAGCAAGACGAACATTTTACCACCTCCATACGTAGACAGTTTTGTGGCAAGCACATTAGGTTTGATTCAGAGGATGAATGTAGTGATGACGAAAATAATGACCATGTCAGAAACAACCATGTTAACTTATCTTCACAATCTGCTAAAAGTTCTGACAGAGTGGACAGTGATGATGGTTTGGTTGTCTCTCCATCACAATCCAAGGGTCCACTCAACCAGGTTAACATATCATCACAATCAGCTGAAAGTTGTGACAGACTGAACACTGATGATGGTTTGGTTGTCTCTCCATCACAATCCAAAGGTCCACTCCCCTCATTGAAAATGCAGCAAGACAAAGGTTTCAGTACCATTTCTTGTCGTGTTGATTCATTTTTCTCTGTACATAAGCAGTTTTGTGGCAAGCACACTAGGTTTGATTTGGAGGATGAAGGTAGTGATGTTGAAAATAATGACCATGTCAGAAGCAACCATGTTTACTTATCTTCACAATCTGCTAAAAGTTCTGACAGAGTGGACTGTGATGATGGTTTGGTTGTCTCTCCATCACAATCTAAGGGTCCGCTCAACCAGGTTGACTTATCATCGCAATCTGCTGAAAGTTTTGACAGAGTGAACACTGATGATGGTTTGGTGGTCTCTCCATCACAATCCAAAGGTCCACTTCCCTCATTGAAAATGCAGCAAGACAAAGGTTTCAGTACCATTTCTTGTCATGTTGATTCATTTTTCTCTGTAAATAAGCAGTTTTGTGGCAAGCACATTAGGTTTGATTCTGCAGAAAACTCGGAGGATGAATGTATCGATGATGATTTACATGATGAAGAAGATTATAATCGTGACCAGGTCACATGCAGTGTGGTTAACATCTCTTCACAATCTGGTGGAAGGTCTGACCGTGTGAGCAGCTGTCCTTACCCATCTGCAATAGAAGAGATACAACGGCTTGGGTTGGACCAGCTTTCCCCAGATAGTGGCAGCCAAAAGCACAAAGGGCCTAATGACTCAgttaaaaagaagagaaaatctGAAATTCCTCTAAATGCAATCTCTATGCCCCCCAAATTGTGTAGGACAGAAAAGGTAGAACAAGTTGCTCAGCCAATAGAGAATGGCAGGGGAGCCAATAATGTGAGAAATTTGGATGGAAGGAAAGCGGAAAGCTGGCCACCTGTTGATTGGAGAACTGCACCAAGGTATGATTATGCTTGTGCAAATGGCTTTAGGACACGGGCACCAATTTTACAGCCTAGAAGTGACTTACAAAAGAAGGGGGATGATAATTATGATGGATTTGTTAAACGGACGGATAATATGATTCCTGTTACAGATACTCCTCAGTGGGGCACATCTAACTTTGGCAAGAGAGATCGTCTTAGTACTTGCACACCTGATGCAATACAAGCAAAGGAAACTGGGAGACTAGGTGAGCTTGCTGCTTTTAAATACTTCATTGAGAAAGCTGGCAAGTCAGCTGTGAAGTGGGTTAATGAGCATAGTGAAACAAGGCTACCGTATGATATAGTGGTAGGGGAGAATGAAGACAGAAAAGAGTTCATTGAAGTTAAAGCAACAAAAAATCCAACCAAAGACTGGTTTGAAATGTCAGTGAGACAGTTGCAATTTGCAGTTGAGCAAGGTGAAGCTTTCAGTATTGCTCATGTCATTTTATCAGATTATAATGTTGCGACAGTGAGAGTGTACAACAATCTGGAGAAACTGCTGATGAAGCATAACAACCAGGAGCTACAGGACCAGGATTGCAAGATGAAGTTGGTTGTCTTGGTGCTTGAGCCGCAGAAGGAATTTACCATTGTGTCCTGA
- the LOC133711413 gene encoding receptor-like protein 7 — translation MLVRNLTELTELHLNEVQISAQGRDWDQAISSSLPNLRVLELSNCGLSGPIHESLAKLQSLSVVQLKWNNIAAPIPGFFANFSNLTLLDLNQCNLQGIFPKEIFQLPTLQSIDLSGNPELHGSLPEFPKNGSLQSLFLSGSNFSGSLPNSIGNLAMLSKLEIAWCNITGPLPKSMANLTELVNLDMIGNNFQGSIPSFDRAKNLESIDLSLNGLTGQFPELSNDSFYSMRILYLGSNNLEGPIPMSIFNFRGLQGLDLSSNNFSDSFPLDGFQHQKNLENLVLSYNNIFLSYDARNFSYPSFPQFLVLSLASGILRTFPSFLRNQSQLDTLDLSDNQIHGEVPNWIWKLKHLYSLNLSCNFLDTLKASSISNITSLGLLDLHSNKFQGQIPTVSSPAAFYLDYSRNGFNSNIPTTIGDKLVETAFISLSSSNLHGFIPRSICTLLFLSLWKSHVLKRVVQILTNNLTKVGMFSKNCNLETLDISENHIQGQFLKSLVNCTKLEVLNLGNNQITYPFPCFLKNTSTLRVLILRSNKFYGHIGCPETSGTWPVLQIIDLANNNFSGEIPANALMTWQAMMAKQDDPPSKLNHLQFQDVGDYRIYYQDTITVINKGIEIELVKILTVFTSIDFLCNKFDGSIPKEIGELKSLYALNLSNNAFIGAIPASLSSLSQLESLDLSKNNLSGQIPPQLTQLTFLSFLNLSYNQLVGRIPSSNQFSTFPEDSFEGNKDLFGPPLNKDDTSRFSPPTSYKFHPNQRDQVDWDLISVEIGFIFGFGIVIGSPLFCKRWRKWYCRAICNILIKIFPQLEERIST, via the exons ATGCTGGTCCGAAACCTCACAGAGCTCACAGAGTTGCATCTTAATGAAGTCCAAATATCAGCACAAGGGCGTGATTGGGATCAGGCCATATCATCTTCTCTTCCAAACTTGAGGGTGCTAGAATTGTCCAATTGTGGTCTTTCAGGTCCTATCCACGAGTCCCTTGCTAAGCTTCAATCTCTATCAGTGGTTCAATTGAAATGGAATAATATCGCTGCACCAATTCCAGGCTTCTTTGCCAACTTTTCAAATTTGACTTTGTTGGATCTCAACCAATGCAATTTGCAGGGAATATTTCCCAAAGAGATCTTTCAATTACCTACACTGCAAAGCATCGACCTTTCAGGGAATCCAGAACTCCATGGTTCCTTGCCAGAATTTCCAAAAAATGGATCTCTCCAGTCCTTGTTTCTTTCTGGATCAAACTTTTCAGGGTCGTTACCAAACTCGATTGGCAACCTTGCAATGTTGTCCAAACTAGAAATTGCATGGTGCAATATCACTGGACCATTACCCAAGTCGATGGCAAACCTTACAGAATTGGTTAATCTGGACATGATTGGAAACAACTTTCAGGGTTCAATTCCATCTTTTGATAGGGCCAAGAATCTGGAGAGCATAGACCTTTCTTTAAATGGTCTAACTG GTCAATTCCCTGAACTTTCTAATGACTCTTTCTATTCCATGCGAATTCTTTATTTGGGAAGCAACAATCTGGAAGGTCCAATACCCATGTCCATCTTTAATTTTCGAGGGCTTCAGGGTCTTGATCTTTCTTCAAACAATTTTAGCGACTCATTTCCTCTTGATGGTTTTCAACATCAAAAAAACCTCGAAAATCTTGTTCTTTCGTACAACAACATTTTTCTTAGCTACGATGCTAGAAATTTCTCATATCCATCCTTCCCTCAATTCTTGGTTTTGAGTTTAGCTTCAGGAATTTTGAGAACATTCCCTAGTTTCTTGAGAAATCAATCCCAACTGGACACCTTGGACCTTTCAGATAACCAGATACATGGCGAGGTACCTAATTGGATATGGAAGCTCAAACATCTTTATTCACTAAATCTTTCATGCAACTTCCTAGATACTTTAAAAGCTTCTTCAATATCCAATATCACTTCTCTGGGATTGCTCGACCTTCACTCCAACAAATTTCAAGGACAAATCCCAACTGTCTCATCACCAGCAGCTTTTTATTTGGATTACTCGAGGAATGGTTTCAACTCCAACATACCAACTACCATTGGAGATAAGCTTGTTGAAACTGCATTTATTTCTCTTTCGAGCAGCAACCTCCATGGGTTCATTCCACGATCAATATGCACATTACTCTTCTTGAG CCTTTGGAAAAGTCATGTGTTGAAGAGAGTAGTCCAAATACTTACAAACAATCTTACAAAGGTTGGCATGTTCTCCAAGAATTGCAATCTAGAAACTCTTGACATCAGTGAAAATCATATACAAGGTCAGTTTTTAAAATCTCTTGTCAACTGCACAAAGTTGGAGGTTTTAAACCTTGGAAACAATCAGATAACATATCCTTTTCCTTGCTTTTTGAAGAACACGTCCACTTTGCGTGTCCTTATCTTGCGTTCGAATAAGTTTTATGGACACATTGGATGTCCAGAGACTAGTGGAACTTGGCCAGTGCTTCAAATCATTGACCTAGCCAACAACAATTTTAGTGGTGAAATACCTGCTAATGCTTTGATGACGTGGCAGGCAATGATGGCTAAACAAGATGATCCCCCATCAAAGCTCAATCACCTTCAATTTCAGGATGTTGGAGATTATAGAATTTATTACCAGGATACGATTACAGTTATCAACAAAGGCATAGAGATAGAGCTGGTAAAGATTCTAACTGTCTTCACCTCGATTGACTTCTTATGCAACAAGTTCGACGGATCAATACCAAAGGAAATTGGAGAACTCAAATCTCTGTATGCCCTCAACTTGTCAAATAATGCTTTCATAGGAGCAATTCCAGCATCCTTAAGTAGCTTGAGTCAACTAGAGTCGCTAGACCTCTCAAAGAACAACTTGAGCGGGCAAATTCCACCACAGCTTACACAGCTCACTTTCCTTTCATTTTTGAATCTTTCATATAATCAACTTGTGGGAAGGATTCCAAGCAGTAACCAATTTTCAACATTTCCAGAAGATTCATTTGAAGGTAATAAAGATTTATTCGGGCCTCCTTTAAACAAAGATGACACATCAAGGTTTTCACCGCCAACATCATATAAATTTCATCCAAATCAGAGAGATCAGGTTGATTGGGATCTTATCAGTGTTGAAATTGGATTTAtatttgggtttggaattgtcaTTGGGTCACCTTTGTTTTGCAAGAGATGGAGGAAATGGTACTGCAGAGCTATTTGTAATATCCTTATAAAGATATTCCCTCAACTAGAAGAAAGAATCTCTACATAA
- the LOC133712234 gene encoding uncharacterized protein LOC133712234: MNMRLASPFSTIESFESEFGTESTRRRATSESRKRKSLRPRVRVRVQDQELLRAAQSKEQIDKDGANPERVMQELSSIGLMLEDYGGDVPIIQPCTCSCNPGLLCCMLLHLQHGEVGMGMIVVEGRWWDWVL, from the exons atgaatatgagGTTGGCGTCGCCGTTTTCTACGATTGAGAGTTTCGAGTCCGAGTTTGGGACTGAGTCGACTCGGAGACGAGCGACGAGTGAgtcgaggaagaggaagagctTGAGGCCGCGAGTG CGGGTGCGAGTCCAAGACCAGGAGCTGTTGAGAGCAGCTCAATCCAAGGAACAGATAGACAAGGATGGAGCTAATCCAGAACGAGTCATGCAAGAGCTTTCTTCAATTGGTCTAATGCTGGAGGATTATGGTGGTGATGTCCCAATAATCCAG CCTTGTACTTGCAGTTGCAACCCTGGCTTATTGTGCTGC ATGTTACTGCATCTGCAACATGGAGAAGTGGGTATGGGGATGATTGTGGTGGAGGGTAGGTGGTGGGATTGGGTGTTGTGA